From a single Mangifera indica cultivar Alphonso chromosome 19, CATAS_Mindica_2.1, whole genome shotgun sequence genomic region:
- the LOC123203219 gene encoding calcium-transporting ATPase 1-like isoform X1, with protein MPLCVNTFRIQSDSTNRAGSCSKSNYRLNLSSYCGGLLVLVWSIYLERTEMESYLNENFGDVKAKNSSEEALQRWRKLCGFVKNRKRRFRFTANLSKRFEAEAIRRSNQEKLRVAVLVSQAALQFINGLNLSNEYTVPEEVEGAGFQICPDELGSIVEGHDIKKFTIHGGTKGIAEKLSTSISNGISTSDQLFNKRKEIYGINKFTESPVRGFWLFVWEALQDMTLMILAVCALVSLVVGIIMEGWPKGAHDGLGIVASILLVVLVTATSDYKQSLQFKDLDKEKQKIAVQVARDGIRQKISIYDLLPGDIVHLSIGDQVPADGLFISGFSLLINESSLTGECEPVNVNALNPFLLSGTKVQDGSCKMLVTTVGMRTQWGKLMATLSEGGDDETPLQVKLNGVATLIGKIGLFFAVLTFAVLVQGLYSHKLQEGTQWTWSGDDVMEILESFAVAVTIVVVAVPEGLPLAVTLSLAFAMKKMMNDKALVRHLAACETMGSATSICSDKTGTLTTNHMTVVKACICEEIKEISNSKGSLGSSIPAPALEILLQSIFNNTGGEVVKGEGNKTEILGTPTETALLEFGLLLGGDFQAERQASKIVKVEPFNSVKKRMGVVLELPEGGYRAHSKGASEIILARCVKLLNQDGEIVPLDEAAVNYLKNTIDQFANEALRTICLAFMEIGDEFSAEAPIPTNGYTCIGIVGIKDPVRRGVKESVAICRSAGITVRMVTGDNINTAKAIARECGILTDDGIAIEGPEFREKNDEELSALIPKIQVMARSSPMDKHMLVKHLRTTLKEVVAVTGDGTNDAPALHEADIGLAMGIAGTEVAKESADVIILDDNFSTIVTVAKWGRSVYVNIQKFVQFQLTVNVVALIVNFSSACLTGDTPLTAVQLLWVNMIMDTLGALALATEPPSDDLMKRSPVGRKGNFIDNIMWRNILGQSVYQFLVVWYLQTRGEAVFCLDGPDSKLILNTVIFNTFVFCQVFNEISSREMQKINVFKGILKNYVFVAVLTCTVLFQVVIIQFLGTFANTYPLNLQQWFVSVLLGFLGMPIAAVLKLIPVGSC; from the exons ATGCCTTTATGCGTTAACACGTTCCGGATCCAATCAGACTCAACCAACAGAGCAGGTTCTTGTTCCAAATCAAATTACAGACTAAACCTAAGCAGTTACTGTGGAGGTCTACTTGTTCTTGTATGGTCAATTTACCTAGAG AGAACAGAAATGGAGAGCTACTTGAACGAGAACTTTGGAGATGTGAAGGCGAAAAACTCATCAGAAGAGGCGCTACAGAGATGGAGGAAGCTCTGTGGATTTGTGAAAAACCGGAAACGAAGGTTCCGTTTCACTGCTAATCTTTCTAAGAGATTTGAGGCTGAGGCTATTCGTCGGTCAAATCAG GAGAAGTTAAGAGTTGCAGTTTTAGTTTCACAAGCTGCACTTCAGTTTATCAATG GTCTAAATTTGTCCAATGAATACACTGTGCCCGAGGAAGTAGAGGGAGCAGGCTTTCAAATATGTCCTGATGAGTTGGGATCCATTGTAGAAGGCCATGACATCAAGAAGTTCACAATTCATGGTGGAACCAAGGGTATTGCGGAGAAGCTCTCCACATCCATTTCTAATGGTATTTCTACTTCTGATCAATTGTTCAATAAGAGGAAAGAAATTTATGGAATTAATAAATTCACAGAAAGCCCAGTTCGTGGATTTTGGCTTTTTGTATGGGAAGCCCTCCAAGATATGACTCTCATGATACTTGCTGTTTGTGCACTTGTTTCACTGGTTGTTGGCATAATAATGGAGGGATGGCCTAAGGGTGCCCATGATGGGCTTGGGATTGTTGCAAGCATTCTGCTTGTTGTGTTAGTTACTGCCACAAGTGATTATAAGCAATCTCTGCAGTTCAAAGATTTGGACAAGGAGAAGCAAAAGATAGCTGTTCAGGTCGCCAGAGATGGGATCAGGCAGAAGATCTCAATATATGATTTGCTTCCTGGAGACATTGTTCATCTTTCCATTGGTGACCAGGTCCCTGCTGATGGGCTTTTTATTTCAGGGTTTTCTTTGCTGATTAATGAATCCAGTTTAACAGGTGAGTGTGAACCAGTTAATGTGAATGCATTAAATCCTTTTCTCCTCTCTGGAACCAAAGTTCAGGATGGTTCATGCAAGATGCTTGTTACTACAGTTGGGATGAGAACCCAATGGGGGAAACTGATGGCTACTCTTAGTGAAGGAGGAGATGATGAGACCCCATTGCAAGTTAAACTCAATGGGGTGGCAACCCTCATCGGAAAAATTGGCCTCTTTTTTGCTGTTTTGACATTTGCTGTTCTGGTGCAAGGTTTATATAGCCACAAGCTGCAAGAAGGAACTCAGTGGACCTGGTCTGGAGATGATGTGATGGAAATATTGGAATCTTTTGCTGTTGCTGTTACGATAGTTGTTGTTGCTGTTCCTGAGGGACTCCCATTGGCTGTAACTTTGAGTCTTGCCTTTGCCatgaaaaagatgatgaatgaTAAGGCTCTTGTCCGCCATCTGGCTGCTTGTGAGACAATGGGATCAGCTACAAGTATCTGTAGTGACAAGACTGGTACGCTAACGACTAACCACATGACTGTTGTGAAAGCATGCATTTGTGAGGAAATCAAGGAGATAAGCAACTCTAAGGGGAGTCTTGGCTCTTCTATTCCTGCTCCAGCTTTGGAAATTCTACTTCAATCAATATTTAACAACACTGGTGGGGAAGTTGTTAAAGGAGAAGGGAATAAAACTGAGATACTGGGGACGCCCACTGAAACTGCTCTTTTGGAATTTGGCTTGTTGCTTGGTGGAGATTTCCAAGCAGAGCGACAAGCATCAAAAATTGTGAAAGTTGAACCTTTCAACTCTGTGAAAAAGCGAATGGGAGTAGTCTTAGAGCTTCCTGAAGGAGGATACAGGGCACACTCCAAGGGTGCTTCTGAAATAATATTGGCTCGATGTGTCAAGCTTTTAAACCAAGATGGTGAAATTGTACCGCTAGATGAAGCAGCTGTCAATTATCTAAAGAATACTATTGACCAATTTGCTAATGAAGCCTTGCGAACGATATGTCTTGCTTTCATGGAAATTGGAGATGAATTCTCTGCTGAAGCTCCCATTCCCACTAATGGTTACACCTGTATTGGCATTGTGGGTATCAAAGATCCTGTGCGCCGTGGTGTCAAGGAATCTGTTGCAATCTGTAGGTCAGCTGGCATTACTGTTCGGATGGTCACAGGAGACAACATAAATACTGCTAAGGCTATCGCTAGGGAATGTGGAATTTTAACTGATGATGGAATTGCAATTGAAGGCCCAGAATTCCGGGAGAAAAATGATGAGGAATTGAGTGCACTTATACCGAAAATTCAG GTTATGGCTCGATCTTCACCAATGGACAAGCATATGCTTGTGAAACACCTAAGAACCACTTTAAAAGAAGTTGTTGCAGTGACTGGTGATGGTACGAATGATGCTCCAGCACTTCATGAAGCTGATATTGGTTTAGCAATGGGCATTGCTGGAACAGAG GTGGCAAAAGAGAGTGCTGATGTCATAATATTGGATGATAACTTCTCCACAATCGTGACTGTTGCCAAATGGGGACGATCAGTTTACGTTAACATTCAAAAGTTTGTTCAGTTTCAGTTGACAGTCAATGTGGTTGCcctaattgttaatttttcttctGCCTGTTTGACGG GAGATACTCCCCTTACTGCTGTTCAGCTTCTATGGGTCAACATGATCATGGATACGCTAGGAGCACTGGCTTTGGCTACAGAGCCTCCTAGCGATGACCTCATGAAGAGGTCACCAGTTGGTAGGAAAGGGAACttcattgataatataatgTGGAGAAATATATTAGGACAGTCTGTGTATCAATTTTTGGTGGTATGGTATCTTCAAACAAGAGGAGAAGCAGTTTTTTGTCTTGATGGCCCAGATTCAAAGTTGATATTAAACACAGTTATTTTCAACACTTTTGTGTTTTGCCAG
- the LOC123203219 gene encoding calcium-transporting ATPase 1-like isoform X2, whose amino-acid sequence MESYLNENFGDVKAKNSSEEALQRWRKLCGFVKNRKRRFRFTANLSKRFEAEAIRRSNQEKLRVAVLVSQAALQFINGLNLSNEYTVPEEVEGAGFQICPDELGSIVEGHDIKKFTIHGGTKGIAEKLSTSISNGISTSDQLFNKRKEIYGINKFTESPVRGFWLFVWEALQDMTLMILAVCALVSLVVGIIMEGWPKGAHDGLGIVASILLVVLVTATSDYKQSLQFKDLDKEKQKIAVQVARDGIRQKISIYDLLPGDIVHLSIGDQVPADGLFISGFSLLINESSLTGECEPVNVNALNPFLLSGTKVQDGSCKMLVTTVGMRTQWGKLMATLSEGGDDETPLQVKLNGVATLIGKIGLFFAVLTFAVLVQGLYSHKLQEGTQWTWSGDDVMEILESFAVAVTIVVVAVPEGLPLAVTLSLAFAMKKMMNDKALVRHLAACETMGSATSICSDKTGTLTTNHMTVVKACICEEIKEISNSKGSLGSSIPAPALEILLQSIFNNTGGEVVKGEGNKTEILGTPTETALLEFGLLLGGDFQAERQASKIVKVEPFNSVKKRMGVVLELPEGGYRAHSKGASEIILARCVKLLNQDGEIVPLDEAAVNYLKNTIDQFANEALRTICLAFMEIGDEFSAEAPIPTNGYTCIGIVGIKDPVRRGVKESVAICRSAGITVRMVTGDNINTAKAIARECGILTDDGIAIEGPEFREKNDEELSALIPKIQVMARSSPMDKHMLVKHLRTTLKEVVAVTGDGTNDAPALHEADIGLAMGIAGTEVAKESADVIILDDNFSTIVTVAKWGRSVYVNIQKFVQFQLTVNVVALIVNFSSACLTGDTPLTAVQLLWVNMIMDTLGALALATEPPSDDLMKRSPVGRKGNFIDNIMWRNILGQSVYQFLVVWYLQTRGEAVFCLDGPDSKLILNTVIFNTFVFCQVFNEISSREMQKINVFKGILKNYVFVAVLTCTVLFQVVIIQFLGTFANTYPLNLQQWFVSVLLGFLGMPIAAVLKLIPVGSC is encoded by the exons ATGGAGAGCTACTTGAACGAGAACTTTGGAGATGTGAAGGCGAAAAACTCATCAGAAGAGGCGCTACAGAGATGGAGGAAGCTCTGTGGATTTGTGAAAAACCGGAAACGAAGGTTCCGTTTCACTGCTAATCTTTCTAAGAGATTTGAGGCTGAGGCTATTCGTCGGTCAAATCAG GAGAAGTTAAGAGTTGCAGTTTTAGTTTCACAAGCTGCACTTCAGTTTATCAATG GTCTAAATTTGTCCAATGAATACACTGTGCCCGAGGAAGTAGAGGGAGCAGGCTTTCAAATATGTCCTGATGAGTTGGGATCCATTGTAGAAGGCCATGACATCAAGAAGTTCACAATTCATGGTGGAACCAAGGGTATTGCGGAGAAGCTCTCCACATCCATTTCTAATGGTATTTCTACTTCTGATCAATTGTTCAATAAGAGGAAAGAAATTTATGGAATTAATAAATTCACAGAAAGCCCAGTTCGTGGATTTTGGCTTTTTGTATGGGAAGCCCTCCAAGATATGACTCTCATGATACTTGCTGTTTGTGCACTTGTTTCACTGGTTGTTGGCATAATAATGGAGGGATGGCCTAAGGGTGCCCATGATGGGCTTGGGATTGTTGCAAGCATTCTGCTTGTTGTGTTAGTTACTGCCACAAGTGATTATAAGCAATCTCTGCAGTTCAAAGATTTGGACAAGGAGAAGCAAAAGATAGCTGTTCAGGTCGCCAGAGATGGGATCAGGCAGAAGATCTCAATATATGATTTGCTTCCTGGAGACATTGTTCATCTTTCCATTGGTGACCAGGTCCCTGCTGATGGGCTTTTTATTTCAGGGTTTTCTTTGCTGATTAATGAATCCAGTTTAACAGGTGAGTGTGAACCAGTTAATGTGAATGCATTAAATCCTTTTCTCCTCTCTGGAACCAAAGTTCAGGATGGTTCATGCAAGATGCTTGTTACTACAGTTGGGATGAGAACCCAATGGGGGAAACTGATGGCTACTCTTAGTGAAGGAGGAGATGATGAGACCCCATTGCAAGTTAAACTCAATGGGGTGGCAACCCTCATCGGAAAAATTGGCCTCTTTTTTGCTGTTTTGACATTTGCTGTTCTGGTGCAAGGTTTATATAGCCACAAGCTGCAAGAAGGAACTCAGTGGACCTGGTCTGGAGATGATGTGATGGAAATATTGGAATCTTTTGCTGTTGCTGTTACGATAGTTGTTGTTGCTGTTCCTGAGGGACTCCCATTGGCTGTAACTTTGAGTCTTGCCTTTGCCatgaaaaagatgatgaatgaTAAGGCTCTTGTCCGCCATCTGGCTGCTTGTGAGACAATGGGATCAGCTACAAGTATCTGTAGTGACAAGACTGGTACGCTAACGACTAACCACATGACTGTTGTGAAAGCATGCATTTGTGAGGAAATCAAGGAGATAAGCAACTCTAAGGGGAGTCTTGGCTCTTCTATTCCTGCTCCAGCTTTGGAAATTCTACTTCAATCAATATTTAACAACACTGGTGGGGAAGTTGTTAAAGGAGAAGGGAATAAAACTGAGATACTGGGGACGCCCACTGAAACTGCTCTTTTGGAATTTGGCTTGTTGCTTGGTGGAGATTTCCAAGCAGAGCGACAAGCATCAAAAATTGTGAAAGTTGAACCTTTCAACTCTGTGAAAAAGCGAATGGGAGTAGTCTTAGAGCTTCCTGAAGGAGGATACAGGGCACACTCCAAGGGTGCTTCTGAAATAATATTGGCTCGATGTGTCAAGCTTTTAAACCAAGATGGTGAAATTGTACCGCTAGATGAAGCAGCTGTCAATTATCTAAAGAATACTATTGACCAATTTGCTAATGAAGCCTTGCGAACGATATGTCTTGCTTTCATGGAAATTGGAGATGAATTCTCTGCTGAAGCTCCCATTCCCACTAATGGTTACACCTGTATTGGCATTGTGGGTATCAAAGATCCTGTGCGCCGTGGTGTCAAGGAATCTGTTGCAATCTGTAGGTCAGCTGGCATTACTGTTCGGATGGTCACAGGAGACAACATAAATACTGCTAAGGCTATCGCTAGGGAATGTGGAATTTTAACTGATGATGGAATTGCAATTGAAGGCCCAGAATTCCGGGAGAAAAATGATGAGGAATTGAGTGCACTTATACCGAAAATTCAG GTTATGGCTCGATCTTCACCAATGGACAAGCATATGCTTGTGAAACACCTAAGAACCACTTTAAAAGAAGTTGTTGCAGTGACTGGTGATGGTACGAATGATGCTCCAGCACTTCATGAAGCTGATATTGGTTTAGCAATGGGCATTGCTGGAACAGAG GTGGCAAAAGAGAGTGCTGATGTCATAATATTGGATGATAACTTCTCCACAATCGTGACTGTTGCCAAATGGGGACGATCAGTTTACGTTAACATTCAAAAGTTTGTTCAGTTTCAGTTGACAGTCAATGTGGTTGCcctaattgttaatttttcttctGCCTGTTTGACGG GAGATACTCCCCTTACTGCTGTTCAGCTTCTATGGGTCAACATGATCATGGATACGCTAGGAGCACTGGCTTTGGCTACAGAGCCTCCTAGCGATGACCTCATGAAGAGGTCACCAGTTGGTAGGAAAGGGAACttcattgataatataatgTGGAGAAATATATTAGGACAGTCTGTGTATCAATTTTTGGTGGTATGGTATCTTCAAACAAGAGGAGAAGCAGTTTTTTGTCTTGATGGCCCAGATTCAAAGTTGATATTAAACACAGTTATTTTCAACACTTTTGTGTTTTGCCAG